The DNA sequence GGTAGCTCGACCACCCGCCGTTGTAGGTCAGAAGAATGAACCCATAGGCCGGGAAGGGCACGCGTTGCACGATGGGCACGGTGCCAGTAGGGTCGATGTTGGCGATGTTGAGGTTGCGCCGCTCCGGCAGCTTCTGCCCCGTACTGCCGGTGTACTCCACCTCCAGAATGTAGTCGCGAAAGAAGGTCCTCTGTACGCCAAAGGACCACTGGCTGACGTACGGCGTGCGGTTGCGCCGGTCGAACGTGAAGGGATTTAGATTGGCCGATGCCGTATAGGACGGCATCATCTGGTCCATGAACAGTGTGGGCTTGGTGGGATCGCTCTGCAGCGTCTGCGATTGGTAGAACGGCGGTCCGATCACTTTGAACTGCTCTTCGTTGAAATTGTCAGTGGCGAAGTAGATGCCGGCGCCCCCGCGGATCACCGTGTTCTTGAGGAACGATGGCCGGTAGGCAAATCCGAAGCGTGGCGCGAAGTTGTTGTAGTCCGGATCGACGATGGACGGCCGGACACCCTGGTTGGCGTAGGCGATGGTGCCCAGGTCGGGCGCGAACACCAGCGCCTTGCCGCGCGTCTCCGCCGGAGCCGCGGCGTACTCATAGCGGATGCCGAAATTCAGCGTCAGGTTCGGTGTCACGCGCCAGTCGTCCTGAATGTACGGCGCGTAGAACGTGGTTCGCAGGCGCTGGCTGGAATCGCCCAGGGCGCCGGAGGCCGAGATCGGGTAGCCCAGCAGCATGTCGGCTAGGCCGAGACCCTGCATGCCCGTGAACCGCCCGTCAAAATTGAAGCTGGGATTGCCCGAGAAATCCGTGATCTGGTCGTAGAGTTGCCGGCTGACCGTGATGCCCGCACGCACGTTGTGGCGGCGCGTGTTCCAACTGAAGTTGTCGGTGAATTGAATGTTGGTGTCGGTGGCGCCAATCGCCTCCGACAACGACCCGACGCCGCCGAAGCCGCTGGGATTGAACCCCGGCACGCCGAAGTCGAACGGGTTGGGCGACGTATTCTTCAGCCCGAAGGTATCCTTCGCATAATCCTGGGTGTTGGAGGTCTCGGCGGTGCGATAGGTGAGGCTGCGGTTGTGCCCAAAGCGGAATTCGTTGATCATCGAGGGGCCGATGATCCGCGTATAGGTGGCCGTATAGAGACGGTCCGTCTGGGGGTAGACGTCACCGCCCAGCGGCCGGAGCACCGGGGCGAACAGGCTCTCATCCGCGTTCGAGAACGTCCCGTAGAGGACGTCCTTCGAGGTGATGTGATAGTCCAGCCGCGTGTTGTACTGGTCCCAGTCATTGATCCTCTTGGGGAATCCGATCGTGTTGAACGTTGGGAAGTCCGGACTGTTCGCGGCCACACCTACGTTGGGCTTGGGCTGATAGGGGAGTTGCCTCTGCACAATCGGATCCAGCCGGCTGGCGGGAATGAGATTGCCGGCAAAAGGCAACCCGCTGAGGGGATCGATCGCATCCTTGCACTTCCTGGAGGCCGGGTTGGCCTGGCAGATCGGAGAGCTTGTGGGGAAGATTCCGGTACCGGCACTGTCGTCCGCCAGGTTGCCGGCCATCTGCGCGGGCGACGGGTAGAGCCCCGTGGAGGTACCCGCCTGGCGCTGTCGCAGCCCTTCGTAGTTGAAGAACCAGAACAGCTTGTTCTTGCCGCTATAGCCCGGCAACACCACCGGCCCGCCCACCGCCGTGCCAAAATTGTTCTGCGTGAAGGCCGGCTTCCTGCTGCCCGCGCGGTTGGCGAAGAAGTCGTTCGCGTCCAGATTGCGATTGCGCAGGAACTCGAACACCGTCAGGTGCAGATCGTTCGTCCCCGACTTGATGGTGCTGTTGATGATCGCCGCGCTGCGGCCGAACTCCGCCCCAAACGTGGACCGCTGCACCTTGAACTCTTCAATCGCATCGGCCGACGGACGGATGCCGGCGTTGCCGAAGCGCGAGTTGCGGGTCTCGATACCGTTCACCAGAAAACTGTTGTTGGTCTCCCGCCCGCCCGCGATGGAAAGCGTCGAATCGCTGCGTCCCGTCCAGCTGGTGGCCGGCGACGTACCGATGCCAATAGGCACCGCGCCCGCCGAAATCTGCGCCAACTGGATGAAGTTGCGGCCGTTCAGCGGCAGTTCCACGATCGGCTCCGCCGTAATCACCTGTCCGACGTTCGCACTTTCGGCGTTCAGCAAAGTCTCCGCCGCAGCCGATACGTTCACTTCCTGCGTGATGGCGCCGAGCGCAAGCTTGGCGTCGACACGAGCGCGTTGTCCAATGCGGATCTCGATATCGGTGATATTCGACTTTTGAAACCCCTTGGCGGACACGTCGAGAACGTATCTGCCGGGCTTTAGCTGGCTGAACAGGACGTTTCCCAGCCTGTCCGTCTGCGTCGCGAATTTGACATTTGTTTCAACTTGCGTGAGTTCCAGAATGGCGTCGGCAACCACCGCGCCGCTGGAATCCGTAACGTTGACAGCCAGATCGCCCGTAATTGATTGTGCCGCCAAAGTGGCCGCGGCACTGAGCAGCAACGTCACGAGCACTACACCACGACTGCATCCCCTCATCGTAGGCCTCCTCAAGCCAACCCAGACATCTGAGAAGTTTTGTGCCGTCGATATTATCCTCGGCGGCGCACGGATGCAATCGTCTTTTGTGCTCTTTTCTTTCTTTTCGCCCGGGAGGCATTCCATCGAAAGGAGGCAAGTGCGCGGACGCCATTAGGCGCCAAACCAGTGCGCCAATCGGCGGAAGTGCTCGCCCCCCGCTGCCGCCCGGCTTCTTCTGATCGGCCTGAAGTGCCGCCACCGCGCCGGGCACGCCGCTCTTCTCCGCTGACGCCGCACATGCTCAGGCACCGCGCCAACGGGTTGCCAGACTGTGTTCCTCCCCCGTAGCACCGATCCGCCGTCTGTGGCCTCCCAATATCTAGCAGGAACAGCGTGGATCGGCGGAGCATTATAAGTCCCCTTTGGCGCCAATCGCAGGTTCGGGCTCAACAATGATTGCCTCGGGAAAGCTGATCTTTGGATAACGACACAGTTCACTGGTTGTCGCCCCATCCGCACTTACTCGCAACAAGCGGTTGACGATTGTGATGATTACGTCACCCGTGCCGGGATTCCGCACCAACCCGGTCATGCAGCAGCCTTGCTCACCGGGGTCCGCAAACTCTGAGACCGTCCCGCTGGCACTCAAGTGAAACACCTTCCGATCCTTCCGATCATCGGGATAAACGTTGAGGAACAAGTAGCTCCCTGATCCGTCTGGAATCAACCGGCGGCTGGAGGTAACGGTGACGCCGCTCACGGGAATGCGGGTCACCTCGCCATTGGCGGTGATTTGATGAAAAAGTGGGATTTTGGTCTTCGGGTCTTTGTTGCCAAATGCCCAGTTGCTGGTGTAGCCCAACAACAGGTAGCCATCGGATCCATCGCTCGCAAGCCCTGTGTGATTAAACCCCGGGTGTACTTGTGTTCGTGGAAACTCCACCCATTTAGCCACGGATTGCCCGTCCTCGGAGACACGCCACAGGATCGGCTTCCGCCCGTCAGCCACAATCAGGCTCCCCGACCGGTCCGCGATCACGGATTCCCATTCGGCCCCCGGCGGCGCCTTCGCGATTGTGCTCACCTCGCCCGCGCGCGTGACGCGCAAGAGTGCTGTCTTGGCGGCGACGACGTAGTTTCCGGCTCTATCTACCGTGAGATCGACGCCGCCCGCTCCGTGTGCGATGGTCGATACGGTCTTTCCATCCGCAGAGACGCGGATGAGACTATCCCTGTCGCTCTCTTGCAACACCACGTAGTTGACTGAACCGCCTGACAATGTGGCAATCGAGAGAAAGCAAGAAAAAAAGACAGACAAAGCCCGTTTCATGGTGAGCCTCCGTTACAGACGAAGTGGAGCACCGGACATTCTGCCATAAGGCTATTCAGCAAACGGCAGCGTTTCTACAATAAGGCGGTGAACAAATATTGTCAATAGTAATAAAAACTATCTCGTATAAATCTCGCGAGTATACATGAAAATGTACAGCTACATTGCCGTTTACTGTGGATGCTCAGTGCTGCCGAGGCAGTTGAAGCGCAGAGCTTGAACAAGCTGCGGAAGTGTTGCTGTGGGGCAACCCTCTGGATTGCCCCACAGCAACACCTAGCCCGCCGGTGCCTTGCGTGAGCGCTACGCAAACCCCATCTTGAAGGAGTCCTTCGCCTGCCCCACTGTGAAGTCATGCGCACGCGTGGACCCGAGGCATGGACGAAGTGGCGGGAGCTGGTCGCTGAGCAAGAGCGGAGCGGGCAAAGTGTGGCGGCGTTCTGTCGGGCACGTGGCCTTTCTCCATCTCACTTCTTTGCCTGGAAGAAACGTCTGATCCTGGCTGGCCCGCAACCCTTCGTCGAGGTCCACTTGGTGGACGCCGGCGGGGCGACTCAGGCGGCGGCTGGGCATGGATCGGCGATTGAGATTCGACTGCCCACCGGCCGGAGCCTGCTCGTCGAGCCAGGCTTCGATCCCAATCATCTGCGCGCTTTGTTGGCCGTGTTGGAGTCCCGCGTTTGACCGGTCTGCCGAGCCTGCGCACGCTCGACCGCGAGCAAAGCGCGCGCATCTGGCTCGCCGCCGAGGCGGCTGACATGCGCTGCGGTTTCGACCGCTTGGCCGAACGCGTGAAAGCTGTCATCGGACAGGACCCCTTGAGTGGCCACCTGTTTGTGTTTCGCTCGCGCCGCGGCGACCGGCTAAAAATTCTTGTGTGGGATCGCGACGGCTTTGTTCTTTGGTACAAGCGGCTCGAGGCAGGCACTTTCAAACTGCCCCGTGTGGAAGCCGGCTCATCTTCGGTGGAACTGAGAGCCAGTGAACTGGCCATGGTTCTGGATGGAATCGATGTGTCGCGACTGAGACGGGTCGCCCGCTATGAGCGCGGCGCGCGCGTCGTCTGAATCACAATAAAGCCAGTATTCGCGTAACCTTTATCCAGGAAATCGCATCTATTTATCCGTGGCCATTGGCAGCGGGAATTTGATCGACTTGCCCGAGGACAGCGCAGCGCTGAAGGCGATGGTGCTCACGCTGTTGGCCGAACGTGATTGCCACGCCCAGCTTGCCGACGAGCAAACCCGCCGTGCCGATGAACAGACTCGCCGCGCTGAAGAACTCCGCGTGGAAATGCTCCGCCTTCAACTGGAATTGGAGCGTTATAAGAAGTGGTATTACGGTCCCCGCGCCGACCGGCTGCAATCAACTGGCGATCTGGCGCAGATGCTGTTCGACTTCGCCGCATCGATGGGCCAGAAGCCGGTTCATCCGGATGACGTTCCTGCCGAGACGCCACAGGACTCGGAAGTGCGCCGCGTGCGGCGCCGCAAAGGCCGGCGCAATCTCGCTAACTTTGAGAATCTCCCGGCCACCACGCATGTCCACGAGCTGAGCGCGGAACAGCGAGCCTGCCCCTGCTGTGGAACCGAGCGCCAGGAGATCGGCGCCGACGAGAGCTGGCAGATCGAGTATCTGCCCGGTCACTTCGAACGCATCCACCACGTGCGCAAGAAGTACGCCTGTACGGCCTGCGAGAACAGCGGCGGCAAACCCAGTATCGAAACGGCGGCCAAGCCCGAGGCAGCAATTGACAAGGGGTTGGCCGGACCGGGCCTGCTGGCTTACATCGTGACCAGCAAGTTTTCCGATTACCTGCCGCTCTACCGGCTGGAAGACATCTTCGCGCGGCAGGGCTTCGAGATTTCGCGCGCCACCCAATCGGTATGGTGCGGCGATGTGGCAGACTTGGCCGAACCGCTGTACCAATTGATGGCGCAGCGAGTGCGGTCCTCGCATGTGGTAGCCACCGACGACACCATCATGCCGATGCTGAGCAAAGGCAAAACGGCGAACGCCCGGATGTGGATCTATGTGGGGGATGACAACCATGCCTACAACGTCTTCGACTTCACGCTGAACCGGGGCCGCGATGGGCCGAAACATTTTCTGAAAGATTACCGGCAGGTTTTGCTGGCCGATGCCTACGGCGGATACAACGGCGTGGTGGCGGGCAACGAGATCACGCGCGCGGGGTGCTGGGCGCATTTCCGTCGCAAGGTAGTGGAGGCGGAGAAGGCGGCGCCGGAGATCGCGCGGAGCGTGGTGGAGGTGGTGCGCGCGCTGTATTCAGTAGAACGTCAGGCGGCCGCACTTCCGGTGGCGGAGCGGCTGAAGCTGCGCCAGGAGAAGTCTGTGCCGGTGGTGACGGGGTTACGGGAGAAGCTGCTGGGTTGGAAAGAACAGTTGCTGCCGAAGCATCCGATGGCCGAGGCGCTGAACTACGCGCTGAGCCAGTGGGAGGAACTGACGGTGTTCTGCTCCGATGGAGCGGTGCCGCTGGACAACAACATCAGCGAAAGGGAAATGAAACGAGTGGTGCTGAACCGCAAGAACTCCCTCTTCGTGGGCAATGCGAGGGGTGGCCGGACCGCAGCGATTCTAGCGAGCCTGACGAGCACCTGCCGCCGTCACGACGTGGACCCACAACTGTACCTGACGCAGTTGCTAACCAACCTGCCGTCGGTGCGCCTCAGCGACTTGGCCGACTGGCTGCCGGATGCATGGAAGCGGCGTCAGGCAGCGCCGCCTGACGGCCCGATGAAGTAGAGGCTGTCGGGTCG is a window from the uncultured Paludibaculum sp. genome containing:
- a CDS encoding TonB-dependent receptor → MRGCSRGVVLVTLLLSAAATLAAQSITGDLAVNVTDSSGAVVADAILELTQVETNVKFATQTDRLGNVLFSQLKPGRYVLDVSAKGFQKSNITDIEIRIGQRARVDAKLALGAITQEVNVSAAAETLLNAESANVGQVITAEPIVELPLNGRNFIQLAQISAGAVPIGIGTSPATSWTGRSDSTLSIAGGRETNNSFLVNGIETRNSRFGNAGIRPSADAIEEFKVQRSTFGAEFGRSAAIINSTIKSGTNDLHLTVFEFLRNRNLDANDFFANRAGSRKPAFTQNNFGTAVGGPVVLPGYSGKNKLFWFFNYEGLRQRQAGTSTGLYPSPAQMAGNLADDSAGTGIFPTSSPICQANPASRKCKDAIDPLSGLPFAGNLIPASRLDPIVQRQLPYQPKPNVGVAANSPDFPTFNTIGFPKRINDWDQYNTRLDYHITSKDVLYGTFSNADESLFAPVLRPLGGDVYPQTDRLYTATYTRIIGPSMINEFRFGHNRSLTYRTAETSNTQDYAKDTFGLKNTSPNPFDFGVPGFNPSGFGGVGSLSEAIGATDTNIQFTDNFSWNTRRHNVRAGITVSRQLYDQITDFSGNPSFNFDGRFTGMQGLGLADMLLGYPISASGALGDSSQRLRTTFYAPYIQDDWRVTPNLTLNFGIRYEYAAAPAETRGKALVFAPDLGTIAYANQGVRPSIVDPDYNNFAPRFGFAYRPSFLKNTVIRGGAGIYFATDNFNEEQFKVIGPPFYQSQTLQSDPTKPTLFMDQMMPSYTASANLNPFTFDRRNRTPYVSQWSFGVQRTFFRDYILEVEYTGSTGQKLPERRNLNIANIDPTGTVPIVQRVPFPAYGFILLTYNGGWSSYHAMTTRLEKRFGGGLYMLASYTWSKALDLGSTDEFSMISAEYKKWDRGRSSFDVPQRFVYSYVYELPFGRGKAFGSGMNSLLNKILGGWQVTGITTFAQGQFSNAGLGVDWLNAGSFTTSQPNIIGDIATGRSLPDAYLNPAAFDYPRDAAGNRIHVPGNAGRRTIQQPGLNNWDMGVFKNTRIGERFNTQFRWETFNTWNHTQFGAANTSVTSANFGKITGTLVGPRRMQFGLRLSY
- the tnpB gene encoding IS66 family insertion sequence element accessory protein TnpB (TnpB, as the term is used for proteins encoded by IS66 family insertion elements, is considered an accessory protein, since TnpC, encoded by a neighboring gene, is a DDE family transposase.); the protein is MTGLPSLRTLDREQSARIWLAAEAADMRCGFDRLAERVKAVIGQDPLSGHLFVFRSRRGDRLKILVWDRDGFVLWYKRLEAGTFKLPRVEAGSSSVELRASELAMVLDGIDVSRLRRVARYERGARVV
- a CDS encoding IS66 family transposase; translated protein: MIDLPEDSAALKAMVLTLLAERDCHAQLADEQTRRADEQTRRAEELRVEMLRLQLELERYKKWYYGPRADRLQSTGDLAQMLFDFAASMGQKPVHPDDVPAETPQDSEVRRVRRRKGRRNLANFENLPATTHVHELSAEQRACPCCGTERQEIGADESWQIEYLPGHFERIHHVRKKYACTACENSGGKPSIETAAKPEAAIDKGLAGPGLLAYIVTSKFSDYLPLYRLEDIFARQGFEISRATQSVWCGDVADLAEPLYQLMAQRVRSSHVVATDDTIMPMLSKGKTANARMWIYVGDDNHAYNVFDFTLNRGRDGPKHFLKDYRQVLLADAYGGYNGVVAGNEITRAGCWAHFRRKVVEAEKAAPEIARSVVEVVRALYSVERQAAALPVAERLKLRQEKSVPVVTGLREKLLGWKEQLLPKHPMAEALNYALSQWEELTVFCSDGAVPLDNNISEREMKRVVLNRKNSLFVGNARGGRTAAILASLTSTCRRHDVDPQLYLTQLLTNLPSVRLSDLADWLPDAWKRRQAAPPDGPMK